One part of the Lepeophtheirus salmonis chromosome 14, UVic_Lsal_1.4, whole genome shotgun sequence genome encodes these proteins:
- the LOC121129784 gene encoding uncharacterized protein yields the protein MIPKILFFLHFLMGFSISIISSVRIRVLDVPQAAKAGLDVKLTCDYDLQGQRLYQVKWYKGSHEFYRYSPNDENKIKLFLVENLDVDPRRSDSTTVVLKNLHVDMTGTYTCEVSTEGTFETVQASAKMDVILIPKGGPHIQGYHEIVEVGDTLILNCTSLKSKPAAQLTFYINNKKIKGRRSHISLRKYVITNEKDRPKTETSILSMELKVKRHHVVNSRIHVSCEANIMKIYSRTRSETVLVKNFKPNIPKSSDRISGSGMGPQSEFILKILLHLYIIVELFNSIL from the exons TTATATCATCGGTTCGTATACGGGTACTTGATGTTCCTCAAGCAGCCAAAGCAGGCCTTGACGTCAAATTAACATGTGATTATGACCTTCAGGGACAAAGGCTATATCAAGTCAAGTGGTATAAAGGATCCCACGAGTTCTATCGATACTCAcccaatgatgaaaataaaataaaattatttctcgtAGAAAATTTAGACGTAGATCCACGACGCTCTGACTCTACAACTGTGGTCCTTAAAAATTTGCACGTGGACATGACAGGAACATATACCTGCGAAGTCTCTACGGAAGGAACCTTCGAAACCGTGCAAGCATCTGCTAAAATGGATGTTATTC TTATACCTAAAGGAGGTCCTCATATTCAGGGATATCATGAGATCGTAGAAGTAGGAGACACCCTCATTCTGAATTGTACGTCTTTAAAGTCAAAACCTGCTGCTCAACTcactttttatatcaataataagaaG atcAAAGGCCGTAGGTCTCATATcagtttaagaaaatatgtcATCACAAATGAAAAGGATCGACCAAAGACAGAGACATCTATTTTATCAATGGAACTTAAGGTGAAACGTCACCATGTAGTTAATTCCCGAATTCATGTTAG ttgtgaagcaaatataatgaaaatatactcAAGAACTCGTAGTGAAACGGTGTTAGTCAAAAATTTCAAGCCGAACATTCCCAAATCTTCGGATCGGATCAGTGGTAGTGGTATGGGACCACAGTCagaatttatattgaaaatattgttgcatttatatattattgttgaattgtttaatagcattctttaa
- the SecS gene encoding O-phosphoseryl-tRNA(Sec) selenium transferase, with translation MNEKAFSSSMKWIPETYVNLALEAKKSRESKITHLIQQRKVPDEGWNEEEIETLLREWAMMDTNNFSSNVGAGEREARIYSKLVYHRHFGAGHGIGRSGDLTEVQPKAAGSSLMNKITNGLILDIIRQSGIRSATDCFLVPVATGMALTLCLLSFRHISGPQAKYVIWSRIDQKSCFKSISTAGFIPVVIELTQKGDELNTSVTGIESCITEIGPENIAAIMTTTSCFAPRGPDDIPTVAKLCQRFAIPHLVNNAYGIQSSKCMHLIEESHKTGGRIDAFVQSTDKNFMVPVGGAVISGFDKSVIGNISKTYPGRASSTPSTDVFITLISMGMNEFKNLLKVRKDNFVLLKSLMSDVAEKHGERILSTPTNSISMAMTLSTIDNSGDGKSVSDLGSKLFIRGISGARVVTGKGSKVIDQHEFLRWGSHSDDTSVPYLTAAVAIGMTKEDVYAFIKKLDKVLETKMKKL, from the exons atgaatgaaaaagcGTTTAGTAGTTCCATGAAATGGATTCCGGAGACGTATGTAAATCTAGCATTAGAGGCCAAAAAATCTCGCGAATCCAAAATCACTCATCTTATTCAACAA cgGAAGGTTCCAGATGAGGGTTGGAATGAGGAGGAAATTGAGACTCTTCTCCGAGAATGGGCCATGATGGATACCAATAATTTCTCTTCCAATGTGGGAGCTGGCGAAAGAGAAGCTCGTATTTACTCGA aattagttTATCACCGCCATTTTGGAGCTGGTCATGGAATTGGACGCTCAGGAGATTTAACAGAGGTTCAACCCAAAGCTGCTGGATCTAGTCTAATGAATAAAATCACAAACGGCTTG ATATTGGATATCATCCGTCAATCCGGTATTCGAAGTGCTACAGATTGTTTTTTAGTCCCTGTAGCTACAGGAATGGCACTAACTCTTTGCTTATTGTCATTTCGTCATATAAGTGGCCCTCAAGCCAAATATGTCATCTGGTCAAGGATTGATCAAAAATCATGctttaaaagtatttcaacAGCGGGATTCATCCCTGTGGTGATTGAACTTACCCAAAAAGGAGATGAACTAAATACTTCTGTGACTGGAATTGAATCTTGTATAACGGAAATTGGACCAGAAAATATTGCTGCAATCATGACAACGACATCATGTTTTGCTCCGAGAGGACCGGATGATATTCCTACAGTTGCTAAATTATGCCAAAGATTTGCAATACCTCATCTTGTAAATAATGCATATGGTATTCAAAGTTCAAAATGCATGCATCTGATTGAGGAATCTCATAAAACCGGGGGTCGAATTGATGCATTTGTTCAAAGTACTGATAAAAATTTCATGGTTCCAGTTGGAGGAGCAGTCATTTCTGGTTTTGATAAAAGTGTTATAGGAAATATAAGTAAGACCTATCCAGGTCGAGCTTCCTCCACACCATCCACTGACGTGTTCATAACTCTTATCTCGATGGGAATGAATGAATTCAAGAATCTTCTCAAGGTCAGAAAAGACAATTTTGTTCTTCTCAAAAGTCTTATGAGTGATGTTGCCGAAAAGCATGGGGAGCGTATCCTCAGTACACCAACAAACTCTATTTCTATGGCAATGACCCTTTCAACTATAGATAATTCAGGAGATGGAAAATCAGTGTCAGATTTAGGTTCTAAATTGTTCATCCGTGGTATTTCAGGAGCGCGTGTCGTCACAGGAAAGGGTTCGAAAGTTATTGATCAGCACGAGTTTCTAC GCTGGGGTTCACATAGTGATGATACCTCTGTGCCCTATCTTACAGCTGCAGTTGCTATTGGAATGACCAAAGAGGATGTTTAtgcatttatcaaaaagttggaCAAAGTATTAGAaaccaaaatgaaaaagttataa
- the LOC121129783 gene encoding glutamate receptor ionotropic, kainate 4-like: MNWFMLLRLLLITSSLDLLPVTMPRHTSAFCSPLIAFLSEFKEGHYAALTLLSDRPLPNYKLRELVSCLDAMGRPLNVLNLYEYPLLLIEEMVQIYETFIIYVFDGNITAKFFELEDASTFIINPWMMISWAGNYDLVPKDLESVYELVPHLTVQTKFYHYYVDEEERRGWIAEVYRIFPKGSLKVRPLFTINNSSLKIIDKSYIWARRKDLEGLHFRIGYIGSSSFFSVTPGGTPKGIFYDIYKILKANLNITETFVESVDGLYGADENTGLVGMAKRGEIDFSILDFDITEERIKYVDFTVSIYVDYKIFYTLNFGNTQSWGAFTGVFSNKFWIATLLCSFLFIPFLWLVFKAVDGEPTIEIVNSVATPFRTMGALDTTDKPLKTPGRILVITVCIFGSMIYWVYNAGLTSVLTVDTSTAPINSFSDLLTSNEYQLVIRRGSALEQELKAATVNSSPVLKKVYDRFIKDNPKALVRSLREGKDLLLSGSMSVLLFPKVALRIQYPNLTCLFHKSTGIEFKANIGWLVKKNFSYLPLFNFQLSQYAQAGVLKRFWIKNKGGKLNVCSNEDFKPIENSSIISAYLILSMGIIVALGIFLFEFLHFLLMKKLQQKIYYNDRARMKKPIAKRY, from the exons ATGAACTGGTTCATGCTCCTCCGCCTTCTCTTGATTACTTCATCCCTTGATCTCCTCCCTGTAACCATGCCCAGACACACTTCCGCCTTTTGCTCACCCCTCATTGCATTTCTTTCGGAATTTAAAGAGGGCCATTATGCTGCTCTTACTCTCCTCTCTGATAGACCTTTACCCAATTATAAGCTACGAGAACTTGTATCCTGTCTTGATGCCATGGGTCGACCCTTGAATGTTCTCAATTTATACGAGTATCCCTTGCTGCTGATTGAGGAAATGGTTCAGATCTATGAGACTTTCATTATCTACGTTTTTGATGGTAATATTACCGCAAAGTTTTTTGAGCTAGAGGATGCTTCTACCTTTATAATCAATCCTTGGATGATGATCTCTTGGGCTGGAAACTACGATCTTGTTCCTAAGGATTTGGAGTCTGTCTATGAGCTTGTTCCCCATTTGACGGTTCAAACCAAGTTTTATCACTATTATGTTGATGAGGAGGAGAGAAGAGGCTGGATTGCTGAGGTGTATCGAATATTTCCAAAGGGATCCCTCAAGGTCCGTCCCCTCTTCACCATAAATAACTCGTCCCTAAAAATCATCGATAAAAGCTATATCTGGGCAAGAAGAAAGGATCTTGAGGGTCTTCATTTTCGAATTGGATACATTGGAAGCTCTAGTTTTTTCTCTGTAACTCCT GGAGGCACCCCAAAAGGGATATTCTACGATATATACAAGATCCTTAAAGCCAATCTAAACATTACCGAGACTTTTGTTGAGAGTGTGGATGGATTATATGGAGCTGATGAGAACACAGGATTGGTTGGTATGGCAAAAAGAGGAGAAATTGACTTTAGTATCTTGGATTTTGACATCACAGAGGAAAGGATAAAGTATGTGGATTTCACAGTAAGCATCTACGTGGATTACAAAATCTTCTATACTCTGAACTTTGGAAATACTCAATCCTGGGGCGCTTTTACCGGAGTTTTTAGCAATAAATTTTGGATTGCAACACTATTATGCAGTTTTCTCTTCATTCCGTTCCTTTGGCTCGTTTTTAAAGCTGTTGACGGAGAGCCTACCATTGAGATTGTTAACTCAGTTGCGACCCCGTTTCGAACAATGGGGGCTTTGGATACAACAGATAAGCCCCTAAAGACCCCTGGAAGGATTTTAGTGATAACTGTTTGTATTTTTGGATCCATGATTTACTGGGTTTACAATGCAGGGCTTACATCGGTCCTCACCGTGGACACATCCACGGCTCCCATCAATTCATTTTCCGATCTCCTCACAAGTAACGAATATCAATTGGTCATTCGCAGAGGTAGCGCATTGGAACAGGAATTAAAGGCAGCAACAGTCAATAGTAGTCCAGTTTTAAAGAAAGTCTACGATCGTTTCATCAAGGATAACCCCAAGGCCCTTGTGAGAAGTCTGAGAGAGGGAAAAGATTTACTCCTCAGTGGCTCTATGAGTGTACTCCTCTTCCCCAAGGTTGCATTACGGATTCAATATCCTAACCTAACGTGTTTATTTCACAAGAGTACAGGTATTGAATTCAAAGCGAATATAGGCTGGTTGGTAAAAAAGAACTTTTCCTATCTACCCCTTTTCAACTTCCAACTCTCACAGTATGCCCAAGCAGGAGTACTCAAGCGATTTTGGATCAAAAACAAAGGAGGAAAGCTTAATGTCTGCAGTAATGAGGACTTTAAGCCCATAGAAAACTCGAGTATCATTTCTGCTTATCTTATCCTTTCGATGGGGATAATTGTGGCTCTGGGTATCTTTCTATTTGAGTTtctacattttcttttaatgaagaaactacaacagaaaatatattataatgataggGCAAGGATGAAAAAGCCCATTGCTAAAAGATATTGA